One genomic region from Lathamus discolor isolate bLatDis1 chromosome 9, bLatDis1.hap1, whole genome shotgun sequence encodes:
- the SPRY3 gene encoding protein sprouty homolog 3 isoform X1, translating to MQLSSSVAELSCDETMDPPVEDFQQVLSIDQIRSIRASNNYVERPAVCFQQARSNPSLSQLPHKQEWSQDRLVSSTFQDLHRSHSQQHQIPPLQQHMSHSSTASSVSQSTTASDQRLLSSLTPSHSGHSLIRTQPRAGELKAEESPLKVVVEKPPLHPGHLFLCEECGRCKCGRCTAARSLPSCWLCNQRCLCSPESLLDYGTCLCCVKGLFYHCSTDDEDTCADDPCSCGPGSCCARWAAMSFLSILMPCLCCYFPTLGCLKLCQRGYDGLKRPGCRCQSHTNTVCRKISSSSGTPFPKTLDKPSRVSSPPFSLGADRDGSTLPGNGSRVVCL from the exons ATGCAGCTCTCTTCCAGTGTGGCTGAACTCAGCTGTGATGAGACGATGGACCCACCCGTGGAGGACTTCCAGCAGGTCCTGTCCATTGACCAAATCCGCTCCATCCGTGCCAGCAACAACTACGTGGAGAGACCAGCTGTGTGCTTCCAGCAAGCCCGCTCCAACCCATCCCTGTCCCAGCTTCCGCACAAGCAAGAGTGGTCCCAGGACCGCCTGGTGTCTTCCACCTTCCAGGACCTTCACCGCAGCCACAGCCAACAGCACCAGATACCACCTTTGCAACAGCACATGAGCCACTCCAGCACGGCCAGCTCTGTCTCCCAAAGCACCACGGCCTCTGACCAGCGCCTCCTGAGCAGCCTCACGCCTTCCCACTCTGGGCACTCCCTGATCCGGACGCAGCCGCGGGCCGGCGAGCTGAAAGCGGAGGAGTCTCCACTgaaggtggtggtggagaagCCCCCCCTGCATCCTGGGCACCTCTTCCTCTGCGAGGAGTGCGGGCGCTGCAAGTGTGGACGCTGCACGGCCGCCCGCAGCCTGCCCTCCTGCTGGCTCTGCAACCAGCGCTGCCTCTGCTCCCCGGAGAGCCTCCTCGACTATGGGACTTGCCTCTGCTGCGTCAAGGGTCTCTTCTACCACTGCTCCACCGATGATGAGGACACCTGCGCCGACGACCCCTGCTCCTGCGGGCCGGGGTCCTGCTGCGCCCGCTGGGCTGCCATGAGCTTCCTTTCCATCCTCAtgccctgcctctgctgctaCTTTCCTACCCTGGGGTGCCTCAAACTTTGCCAGCGGGGTTATGACGGCCTGAAACGACCCGGCTGCCGCTGCCAGAGCCACACTAACACGGTCTGCAGGAAGATCTCTTCCTCCAGCGGCACACCTTTCCCCAAGACGCTGGATAAGCCG AGTCGTGTGTCGAGTCCTCCCTTTTCCCTGGGAGCTGACAGGGATGGATCCACTCTGCCAGGGAACGGCTCTCGTGTTGTGTGTCTCTAA
- the LOC136019569 gene encoding uncharacterized protein LOC136019569 — MRAPQPPRAAPHSTAPHSTAHLSQESDPQPPAPPFTQPPRSPDPRPRRARTPLALGTPQPRCPLDPRVTPTHARCQPQHRRPPRAPCPHLHLTPTVPLVSAPAPTAGRPCPVPCLSVRANSPRCRRRGSRRSMRPRSAERCRGSQGAAQGWGLGAPPPRRAPRHGHRDRGRQSPGGRLWLVPSAGCERGRAEDGTEGGIHISPSLRRCLPGAGALSAYLSGVIPLEWHRPISSPTEPRHPLPR, encoded by the coding sequence ATGCgggccccacagcccccccgAGCAGCCCCGCACAGCACAGCCCCGCACAGCACAGCCCACCTCTCGCAGGAGTCGGACCcgcagcccccagcccctcctTTCacgcagcccccgcggtccccggACCCCCGTCCCCGCCGTGCCCGCACCCCACTCGCGCTCGGGacgccccagccccgctgcccgcTCGACCCACGCGTGACTCCTACCCACGCTCGCTGTCAGCCCCAGCACAGACGCCCCCCTCGTGCCCCGTGCCCCCACCTGCACCTCACCCCCACAGTCCCACTCGTGTCCGCTCCAGCGCCCACCGCAGGCCGCCCGTGCCCAGTCCCATGCTTGTCCGTGCGGGCGAACTCaccccgctgccgccgccggggcAGCCGCCGGTCCATGCGCCCGCGGAGCGCCGAGCGCTGCCGGGGCAGCCAAGGGGCTGCTCAGGGCTGGGGGCTCGGGGCCCCTCCGCCGCGCCGAGCCCCGCGCCACGGGCACCGGGATCGGGGCCGGCAGAGCCCGGGCGGGCGGCTCTGGCTCGTCCCCAGCGCCGGCTGCGAACGGGGGAGAGCGGAGGACGGGACGGAGGGAGGGATCCACATCTCTCCCTCGCTCCGCCGCTGCCTTCCCGGAGCTGGAGCTCTTAGCGCTTACCTAAGTGGCGTCATCCCGCTGGAATGGCACCGGCCCATTAGCAGTCCCACAGAGCCCCGGCATCCGCTCCCCAGATAA
- the SPRY3 gene encoding protein sprouty homolog 3 isoform X2, whose amino-acid sequence MQLSSSVAELSCDETMDPPVEDFQQVLSIDQIRSIRASNNYVERPAVCFQQARSNPSLSQLPHKQEWSQDRLVSSTFQDLHRSHSQQHQIPPLQQHMSHSSTASSVSQSTTASDQRLLSSLTPSHSGHSLIRTQPRAGELKAEESPLKVVVEKPPLHPGHLFLCEECGRCKCGRCTAARSLPSCWLCNQRCLCSPESLLDYGTCLCCVKGLFYHCSTDDEDTCADDPCSCGPGSCCARWAAMSFLSILMPCLCCYFPTLGCLKLCQRGYDGLKRPGCRCQSHTNTVCRKISSSSGTPFPKTLDKPV is encoded by the coding sequence ATGCAGCTCTCTTCCAGTGTGGCTGAACTCAGCTGTGATGAGACGATGGACCCACCCGTGGAGGACTTCCAGCAGGTCCTGTCCATTGACCAAATCCGCTCCATCCGTGCCAGCAACAACTACGTGGAGAGACCAGCTGTGTGCTTCCAGCAAGCCCGCTCCAACCCATCCCTGTCCCAGCTTCCGCACAAGCAAGAGTGGTCCCAGGACCGCCTGGTGTCTTCCACCTTCCAGGACCTTCACCGCAGCCACAGCCAACAGCACCAGATACCACCTTTGCAACAGCACATGAGCCACTCCAGCACGGCCAGCTCTGTCTCCCAAAGCACCACGGCCTCTGACCAGCGCCTCCTGAGCAGCCTCACGCCTTCCCACTCTGGGCACTCCCTGATCCGGACGCAGCCGCGGGCCGGCGAGCTGAAAGCGGAGGAGTCTCCACTgaaggtggtggtggagaagCCCCCCCTGCATCCTGGGCACCTCTTCCTCTGCGAGGAGTGCGGGCGCTGCAAGTGTGGACGCTGCACGGCCGCCCGCAGCCTGCCCTCCTGCTGGCTCTGCAACCAGCGCTGCCTCTGCTCCCCGGAGAGCCTCCTCGACTATGGGACTTGCCTCTGCTGCGTCAAGGGTCTCTTCTACCACTGCTCCACCGATGATGAGGACACCTGCGCCGACGACCCCTGCTCCTGCGGGCCGGGGTCCTGCTGCGCCCGCTGGGCTGCCATGAGCTTCCTTTCCATCCTCAtgccctgcctctgctgctaCTTTCCTACCCTGGGGTGCCTCAAACTTTGCCAGCGGGGTTATGACGGCCTGAAACGACCCGGCTGCCGCTGCCAGAGCCACACTAACACGGTCTGCAGGAAGATCTCTTCCTCCAGCGGCACACCTTTCCCCAAGACGCTGGATAAGCCGGTATGA